One Aquarana catesbeiana isolate 2022-GZ linkage group LG06, ASM4218655v1, whole genome shotgun sequence genomic region harbors:
- the LOC141148287 gene encoding up-regulator of cell proliferation-like, with amino-acid sequence MAITGEKGEAFKNLVVQLKMESCLVSKLTLKAILDIEQQIPKNKPQKIENVPWCTLRKIMALDSTARNTLFKTDLSGLDKDEGDLFDIDKYEDTQNASSIHPLDILCVLLHCSDNFLQQEIVNKMAMCQFSVPLLLPPAGNGSPFIFMLWSMRDIVKKWRPQCLADSKGFREENVVNISMPVISFVRLGKTKLSKSKILNLVLNPVQQHHNVFIHDNVDGGNNERKISEGLVEMSWYFPSGKSDVFPEPCAVTNLRGDLESNWDQFTFLAEVSSAMFIFIETIDEREFQLLSKCSQSDTKFYIVFTPNSGKHIEKETQKLLGDLLPVLRIDKANVILKKRTENDVMLTNKIQEKIKQILESTSRSISLKDLPRYFSGHPFVTDESTDECQKGRNYADKITREIKDVAEYKMTTMKLQGHLWKQLSEIDKELCRMKNQGEKDAETHQSHLLLKRSALHAKQSEHKFPKGIRLFTQALTALSHKGRQYFLKWMKFNLDAIARDNLSKLQENYKEKCNNLAQNKKELRDLDQKISDSCLGVEHFLREMGQFYEAECSIVKHTVIDQNKKKCVDLPRIAADLLLDGFPLELIDGDAGNIPLQWITDVLTELNKRTGGQCRLRVITVLGVQSTGKSTLLNTMFGLQFPVASGRCTRGAFMTLLNVKEDFQEKLGCQFILVIDTEGLKAPELTSLEGSYEHDNELATFVVGLSDITIVNMAMENTAEMKDVLQIVVHAFLRMKELGMKPNCQFVQQNVSDVSANDQNMRHRKLLLENLNEMTKVAAKMEKKYGISNFNDVMKYDLNKDNWYIPGLWQGDPPMAPVNLGYSSSVHELKMYLFQFMDAQKSKNNPLNISDFITWIESLWRSVKHEKFIFSFRNSMVAKAYNELSVQYASWEWDFCKTIHKWMVSEENNIKNQSEDKCESNTEDLQRILLEEENKMIASLEKYFENSENTNLIERHKEDFKISIQSLRKRLERNALSKCHEAVCIQKVKIKIQDIQKTSQTLIEERITNLLQRYRQNNHEVSEQERQQEFNLMWQKTLLDLQFEELKRYNVDHSILLLLKNDMSSKGPHINEALIKVKSLSQNAKKSLTRDIRYVNCAYTSFPQKSIFVQQELLGKIDVLADSIIKMSDKYVKEKISSSGDYNEMYSKELLHKINKKLNSKDVQKLHFTSEFELDLKLFIFGKASQAFQKLHDKFIQENDPKLCLEKLKVQYLSTFLSIFHKKDQNLSRANQFCELCLKPAVKDYLFKHLGQKIVDEILGDPETVTFTSRSCFQYTVLEELLEEMSFQNYDEYINSYERFVNKWILTRIMRKYCNSPALEILQGHILSSINKKIKTVLKNERCRKSQTVSSFLKNFCELLKKDLVISQEEMKVIAFHHTGNVEEFSSEMEHYLKETQQQIQSELRSMSLSSILYTVTVKPQDELFRKVIGCRKQCPFCKVPCELGGEDHKIHEASMHRSQGLGHLKWDADKSLIVSICSTHVVANCTFRNEDTEWELCPCKEYSDIYPNWNIQPDASIESSDYWKYVFVQFNENFAELYEAKPAELPEVWKQITKEQALRSLKKEFNISSSSTTVLVV; translated from the coding sequence AAAAGGGAGAGGCCTTTAAAAACCTTGTTGTCCAGCTGAAGATGGAAAGCTGTTTAGTTTCAAAGCTGACATTAAAGGCCATTCTAGATATTGAACAACAGATCCCAAAGAACAAGCCCCAGAAAATAGAAAATGTACCCTGGTGTACTCTGAGGAAGATAATGGCTCTGGACAGTACAGCAAGGAACACTCTGTTCAAAACAGATTTGTCTGGCCTGGATAAAGATGAAGGTGATCTCTTTGACATTGATAAGTATGAAGATACACAAAACGCAAGTTCCATCCACCCCTTGGATATCCTCTGTGTTCTCCTGCACTGTTCAGATAATTTTCTACAACAAGAAATTGTAAACAAAATGGCCATGTGTCAGTTTTCTGTCCCTCTATTGCTCCCCCCAGCTGGTAATGGATCACCATTCATCTTCATGCTGTGGTCAATGAGAGACATTGTGAAGAAGTGGAGACCTCAGTGTTTAGCTGACAGTAAAGGGTTCAGAGAAGAAAATGTGGTGAATATTTCCATGCCAGTCATTTCCTTTGTAAGATTGGGGAAAACCAAGTTGTCAAAATCTAAAATCCTGAATCTAGTTCTTAATCCAGTCCAGCAGCATCACAACGTCTTCATCCATGACAATGTGGATGGTGGCAACAATGAGAGAAAAATATCTGAGGGACTTGTGGAAATGTCCTGGTATTTTCCCTCTGGTAAATCTGATGTTTTTCCAGAACCGTGTGCAGTTACCAACCTACGTGGAGACCTAGAGTCCAATTGGGACCAGTTCACATTTCTAGCAGAAGTTTCATCAGCTATGTTTATATTTATTGAAACAATCGATGAGAGAGAATTCCAGCTGTTATCCAAATGCAGTCAAAGTGACACCAAGTTTTACATTGTTTTTACGCCAAATTCAGGAAAACATATTGAGAAAGAGACACAAAAACTTCTAGGGGACCTTCTTCCAGTGTTAAGAATTGATAAAGCAAATGTTATCCTGAAGAAAAGAACAGAAAATGATGTTATGTTAACTAACAAAATCcaagaaaaaattaaacaaattctaGAGAGCACCTCCAGATCTATTTCACTGAAAGATTTACCAAGATATTTCAGTGGGCATCCTTTTGTGACAGATGAAAGCACTGATGAATGCCAGAAAGGAAGAAACTATGCAGATAAAATCACTAGAGAAATAAAAGATGTGGCAGAGTATAAAATGACAACTATGAAATTACAAGGACATCTTTGGAAACAGTTGTCTGAAATAGATAAAGAACTTTGTAGAATGAAAAACCAAGGAGAGAAAGATGCAGAAACGCATCAGTCTCATCTCCTACTAAAGCGCAGTGCCCTTCATGCAAAACAATCTGAACATAAATTTCCCAAGGGTATAAGGCTTTTTACCCAAGCTTTAACTGCTTTGTCTCATAAAGGGAGACAATATTTTCTAAAATGGATGAAATTTAACCTTGATGCAATAGCTAGAGACAATTTGTCTAAGCTACAAGAAAACTACAAGGAGAAATGTAACAATCTGgcacaaaacaaaaaagaactcAGGGACTTAGATCAGAAAATCTCTGACAGCTGTTTAGGAGTGGAACACTTTCTACGTGAAATGGGCCAGTTTTATGAAGCTGAATGCTCTATAGTAAAACATACAGTAATTgaccaaaacaagaaaaaatgtgTTGACCTTCCAAGAATAGCTGCTGATCTTCTGTTGGATGGGTTTCCATTAGAGCTGATTGATGGAGATGCCGGCAACATTCCCCTGCAATGGATAACGGATGTCCTTACTGAGCTGAACAAGAGAACAGGGGGGCAATGCAGACTGAGAGTGATAACTGTACTGGGAGTGCAAAGTACAGGAAAATCCACCCTCCTCAACACCATGTTTGGTTTGCAGTTCCCGGTGGCCAGTGGAAGATGCACACGAGGAGCCTTCATGACTCTTCTTAACGTGAAAGAGGACTTTCAGGAAAAGCTGGGCTGTCAGTTCATCCTGGTGATCGATACAGAGGGACTGAAAGCTCCAGAGTTGACCTCTTTGGAGGGCAGctatgaacatgacaatgaactggCCACATTTGTGGTGGGGTTGAGTGATATCACCATAGTCAATATGGCCATGGAAAACACAGCAGAAATGAAGGATGTTTTACAGATCGTGGTCCATGCTTTTCTTAGAATGAAAGAATTAGGAATGAAACCAAACTGCCAGTTCGTACAGCAGAATGTCAGTGATGTATCTGCTAATGATCAGAACATGAGACATAGAAAGTTATTACTAgaaaatctaaatgaaatgacaaagGTAGCTGCTAAAATGGAGAAAAAATATGGGATATCAAATTTCAATGATGTGATGAAGTATGATCTAAATAAAGACAACTGGTACATTCCTGGCCTGTGGCAGGGAGACCCACCAATGGCTCCAGTAAATCTTGGCTATAGCTCAAGTGTACATGAGCTTAAAATGTACTTATTTCAATTTATGGATGCTCAGAAATCAAAAAACAATCCTTTGAACATCTCTGATTTCATTACTTGGATAGAAAGTTTATGGAGATCTGTCAAACATGAGAAATTCATCTTCAGTTTTAGGAACAGCATGGTGGCCAAAGCCTACAATGAATTATCTGTACAGTATGCCTCGTGGGAATGGGATTTCTGTAAAACAATTCACAAGTGGATGGTCAGTGaagaaaataacataaaaaatcagTCTGAAGATAAATGTGAAAGTAACACAGAAGATCTGCAGAGAATTCTTCTGGAGGAAGAAAACAAAATGATTGCATCACtagaaaaatattttgaaaattcTGAAAATACTAATCTCATCGAAAGACACAAAGAAGACTTCAAAATAAGTATACAGAGCCTGAGAAAAAGACTTGAAAGAAATGCTCTTAGCAAGTGCCATGAGGCTGTATGCATCCAGAAAGTGAAAATTAAGATCCAGGACATTCAAAAAACATCCCAGACATTGATTGAAGAAAGAATAACAAATCTTCTGCAAAGATATAGACAGAATAATCATGAAGTAAGTGAACAAGAAAGACAACAGGAATTTAATTTGATGTGGCAGAAGACGTTATTAGATTTGCAGTTTGAAGAACTAAAGAGATATAATGTGGATCATTCTATTCTTCTCCTTCTCAAAAATGACATGAGCAGTAAAGGACCTCATATAAATGAAGCATTAATCAAGGTTAAAAGTTTAAGTCAAAATGCAAAGAAAAGTCTTACAAGGGATATACGGTATGTTAATTGTGCATATACCTCATTTCCACAAAAATCAATATTTGTTCAGCAAGAGCTTTTAGGCAAGATTGACGTTCTAGCAGATTCCATCATTAAAATGAGTGACAAGTATGTAAAAGAGAAGATTTCTTCCTCCGGGGATTACAATGAAATGTACTCTAAAGAGCTATTACACAAGATCAATAAAAAGCTAAACAGTAAAGATGTACAAAAGCTTCACTTTACTTCAGAGTTTGAGCTGGATCTCAAACTTTTCATTTTTGGAAAAGCATCTCAAGCATTCCAGAAGCTACATGACAAGTTTATCCAAGAGAACGACCCTAAACTATGCCTTGAAAAACTAAAAGTTCAGTACTTGTCCACATTTCTCAGCATTTTCCATAAGAAAGATCAAAATTTGAGCAGAGCTAATCAGTTTTGTGAGCTGTGCTTGAAACCAGCAGTAAAGGATTATCTTTTCAAACATCTTGGACAAAAAATAGTGGATGAGATTTTAGGTGATCCAGAAACTGTCACATTTACTAGCAGAAGTTGTTTTCAGTATACTGTTTTGGAGGAGCTACTAGAAGAAATGTCATTCCAAAATTATGATGAATACATAAATTCTTATGAACGTTTTGTAAACAAATGGATCCTGACTCGCATCATGAGAAAATACTGCAACTCACCAGCTTTAGAAATCTTGCAAGGACATATTCTGTCATCTAttaacaagaaaataaaaacagtCCTTAAAAATGAAAGATGTCGAAAAAGTCAAACAGTGTCAAGTTTTTTGAAGAATTTCTGTGAACTCTTAAAAAAAGATTTAGTGATTTCACAGGAAGAGATGAAAGTCATCGCTTTTCACCACACAGGGAATGTTGAGGAGTTCTCATCCGAAATGGAACACTACCTCAAGGAGACACAACAACAAATCCAATCAGAGCTTAGATCTATGTCTCTGAGTTCTATACTTTACACAGTGACCGTAAAACCTCAAGATGAATTGTTCAGGAAGGTGATTGGTTGTAGAAAGCAGTGTCCCTTTTGCAAAGTCCCCTGTGAGCTCGGAGGTGAAGACCATAAGATACATGAAGCATCTATGCACAGATCACAAGGGCTGGGGCACTTAAAATGGGATGCTGATAAGAGCCTCATTGTTAGCATCTGTTCCACTCATGTTGTAGCTAACTGTACATTTAGAAATGAAGACACAGAATGGGAATTGTGTCCATGCAAAGAATATAGTGATATATATCCAAATTGGAATATTCAACCAGATGCCAGTATTGAGAGCTCAGATTACTGGAAGTATGTCTTTGTGCAGTTTAATGAAAACTTTGCAGAACTGTATGAAGCAAAACCAGCTGAGCTTCCGGAGGTCTGGAAGCAAATAACCAAAGAGCAAGCTCTTCGCAGCTTGAAGAAAGAATTTAACATTTCAAGCTCCTCTACAACAGTTTTGGTGGTGtag